From Methylococcus capsulatus:
TTCCAAGCGGAAGCGCTGACCCTCGAAGACCAGGGTCAGGCTGTCCTCGTCCACGCTTTCCAGACGCACCCCTTCGGCGACGGTATCGCCTGCCGAACGCCGCTTCATGTTGATGACGGCGAAGCGCTCATCGGGGTGTGAACCGTAGGCGAACAGGTTGATCTTGAGCTGAGGAAGCCGGCTCTGAAATGACGGTGGCATTTCGCTGAGCAAGGGAACCGCATTTCGCCGCGGTGTGGGCGTGGCAGGCATTGGTGCTTTCTGCACAGGCTCATCGGTTTCCGGCTCGTCGTCCACTTCGGCCGTATCGTCGTCGGTTTCCCCCGTCATTGTTTCGTCTTTGGAGTCCTCGTCCGCTGCCTCTGCGGCCTCGGTTGCCGGTCGCTTGCCTGCGGCGGCCGGGGCCGCGGCGGGCGGTGGCATGGCCGGCCTGGCCGCCGGAGCGGCTAGGCGCGGATGGGGTCCTCCGGGGGGCGCGTCGGCACCGCCGAACCGCCGGGCGAACGGTGGCGCCGTCGCCGCGGGCGGCTGCCGGGCGGTCGCAGCTCGTGGAGGATTTTCCTGGGCCGGAGCTGGCGGCGACTGGTCTGTCGTGGCCTGGGGCTGCGTGGGGGTGCCCGAGGTCAGCCCCAGAAAATAGCCCAACGCCGCCACGTTGGCCACGGCTACCACGCCCAGGACCCACGGCAGCCAGGGGTGTCTTCCCGCCGGTTCCGGTGAGAAGATCACGCTGTCCAGCGAGGCGGGTTGGCTGAGTTTTCGTTCCCGCTCCGATTTGCGGAGCGCATCGAGGATATAGGACATCGATCTAACCGGGCGAAGGGGTCATTCCAGGTGCGGCGCGTCGGCACGCTTGGTTTCGTTGAGCAGACGGATGAAAGTATGCGGTCCGACGGTACCATCGACAATCAGGCCATGCTGTTTCTGAAAGGCCGCCACCTGGGCTTTCAGTGCTTCGTCGAAGCGTTGCGGGTCGGCGGGTTTGTTCGTCGCGGGGAAATGCTGGCGCAGCCATTTGACTGCGGGTGAGGACTGTCCCGGCCTGACTAGGGTGACATCCGCCACCGGCGGACGCCACAGCAGTGTGAACCTGCCTTCCCAGAACGGCAGGTTTTCCGTCAGCGGCAGGGTCGCGGGCTCACCGCCGAATTCCACGGTCACCAGACCTCCGGCGATGCCGGTC
This genomic window contains:
- a CDS encoding general secretion pathway protein GspB → MSYILDALRKSERERKLSQPASLDSVIFSPEPAGRHPWLPWVLGVVAVANVAALGYFLGLTSGTPTQPQATTDQSPPAPAQENPPRAATARQPPAATAPPFARRFGGADAPPGGPHPRLAAPAARPAMPPPAAAPAAAGKRPATEAAEAADEDSKDETMTGETDDDTAEVDDEPETDEPVQKAPMPATPTPRRNAVPLLSEMPPSFQSRLPQLKINLFAYGSHPDERFAVINMKRRSAGDTVAEGVRLESVDEDSLTLVFEGQRFRLERP